The genomic region AATTAGCTTCACGTCGCGCATACGTTGCTCTTGTAAGCGTTGTTGTTGCATAATCTCTACCTCTTGGCGCTCTCGTCGAGAAAGCTTGATAACCTTATCTGATTTATCTGTATATTTGACCATAGCCATTGGCGGTATCCTAATCTCTTAAATCGATCGCAATGTTTATCTTAATGTATATTGAACTTTGAACATTGGCAATTTTATTATCCATGGACAATTGGTCTGACTTTCTGCAACAACTACTTGAGCGGCGCTCTCTTGAGGAAACACAAGCTTCACAATTGATGGAGGGTTGGATCCAACAAGAAATTCCCCCCGTACTCTCAGGAGCTATTTTAGCCGCTCTTAACGCTAAAGGCTTTTCCCCTGAAGAATTGGCGGGTCTAGCTCGAGTACTACAAAAACAGTCTTTACAAAATACAGTAATCAATTATACAGAACCCGTCATCGACACCTGTGGCACAGGAGGAGATGGTGCGTCCACCTTTAATATATCCACAGCCGTGGCTTTTGTGGTGGCTGCAGGAGGTGTTAAAGTAGCTAAACACGGTAATCGTTCCGCTTCAAGTAAAGTAGGCTCAGCTGATGTTTTAGAACATTTAGGAGTTAATTTAGCCGCAGCTCCAGATAGGGTACAAGCCGCCCTTACCCAAGTGGGTATTACCTTTTTGTTCGCACCGGGTTGGCACCCCGCCTTAAAAAGTGTAGCACCATTGCGTCAAGCCCTAAAAGTGCGCACCATTTTTAACTTGTTAGGACCTCTAGTCAATCCCCTACGTCCCAATGGTCAAGTTATCGGTGTCTACAGCGCACAATTTTTAGAAAGTATGGCTCAAGCGCTGCAGTTATTGGGGTTACCGAGAGCGATCGTACTACATGGTCGAGAAAAGTTAGACGAAGTGGGTTTAGGTGCGCCCACAGATTTAGCAATTCTGTACCAGGGTAAAGTTAGTTTAGCTGTGCTCAATCCCTCGGCATTGGGAATCACACCTCAACCCCTCAGCGCCCTCAGAGGGGGAGATGTAATTGAAAATGCTACTATTTTGCAAGAGGTTTTACAAGGAAAGGGGACTTCTGCTCAACAAGACGCTGTAGCCCTTAACGCTAGTTTAGCCTTTCAAGTAGCGGGTTTGGTACCAGAGTTAGATCATCAAGGAGGTGTAGTTCTAGCTCGAGAGGTACTCGGTAGCGGTGCAGCTTGGTCAAAATTGACGGAATTAGTAAGCTTTCTCGGCTAACCAGCGCGCTGCGTCTTTGGCGTGGTAAGTCAGAATCAAATCAGCACCAGCGCGTTTAAAACTGGTCAGGGTTTCTAAAGTAACGGCTTTTTCGTCAATCCAACCATTGAGCGCCGCGGCTTTAATCAGGGAATATTCCCCCGAAACATTATAAGCGGCTACGGGCAGATTAGTCATGCTTTTTACCCTCCAGATGATGTCTAAATAAGCTAGAGCGGGTTTAACCATTAACATATCCGCTCCCTCGCTAATATCTAGTTCTACCTCTTTCAGGGCTTCTTGGGCGTTGGCTGGATCCATCTGATAGGTACGGCGATCGCCAAATTGGGGCGATGATTCCGCTGCATCGCGAAAAGGTCCATAGTAAGCAGAAGAATACTTAGCTGTATAAGACAGGATGAGGGTATGGCTATAACCCGCTTCGTCTAAAGCACTACGAATCGCACCCACAAAACCGTCCATCATCCCCGAAGGAGCGATAATATCTGCTCCCGCTTTAGCTTGGGAAACAGCAGTCTTTTTGAGTAATTCTAAAGTCGGATCGTTTAAAACTCTACCGCTAAAATCCCCTATCTCCAAGTAACCACAATGACCATGGGGAGTATACTCGCATAAACAAGTATCAGCGATCACGATTAAATCTGGGACGGCTTCTTTAATAGCAGTGGCGGCTTTTTGAACAATACCATGATCGTGCCACGCTCCAGTAGCTTCGTTATCTTTTTCGGCAGGAATACCAAACAAAATTACTGCGGGAATGCCTAAATCGTAAACTTCCTGCGCCTCTGTTACAATTTTATCTACAGAAAGTTGATATACCCCCGGCATCGATTTAACCTCTACCGCTACTGACTCTCCAGGGACCGCAAAAAGAGGATAGACTAAGTCATTGGTGGTGACAACGGTTTCACGCACCATCCGGCGTAGTTGAGGATTTTGACGCAAACGACGAGGACGAGTAATGGGAAACATAGTTCTCTAGTGATCATCACAATTCATCCTCTTAGTTTAAGGCGATCGCCATGACTTAAACAATATTTTGTAACAAACCTTGTCACTTAAGCTTTTTTATGTCTACAATAGAAATAACCCACAAGGGGCCGTAACGGTATCGACAGGTTGGCGAAAGCTTGGTCGTGATGCAGGTCGAGAGGGAGTTGTCTCTCGTAAATAAAAGACTCAAAAAAAATGTAACTGCGAATAACATCGTACCCTTTGCTCGTAAAGCAGCACTTGTTGCCTAAGAACCTATAAACGGTTTCGAGCGTTCGTAGTCTGACTCCGTTAAAGGCTACGGGCATAACCCTAACGGATGCACTACTTTAGCTACCTCTGGTTGGCGATCGTAGTTAAGACTTCACCAGAGAATCCCATCGTCAGGGACAAGTGACGGTTCCCGCCCTGAGGATTAAAAGGGCTAAACCTGTGAAAGAGTGGTCGGTAAATACCCAATTTGGACAGCAGTTCGACTCTGCTCGGCTCCATTTATAATCTAGATTCGATCATCATCCTCACTACGTCGGGCATTTTTGATGTGGCTTTCCATCCCAATTGCTTTTTAGCTTTAGAAGGATCGCCCATACTAACCATTAGTTCTGTAGGACGTAAAAGCTTAGCGTCACTCAGAACGTGATCTTGCCAATTCAAATTAAAATAAGCGAAAGCCTTATCTAAAAACTCCGCTAAAGAGTA from Gloeocapsa sp. PCC 73106 harbors:
- the hemB gene encoding porphobilinogen synthase; protein product: MFPITRPRRLRQNPQLRRMVRETVVTTNDLVYPLFAVPGESVAVEVKSMPGVYQLSVDKIVTEAQEVYDLGIPAVILFGIPAEKDNEATGAWHDHGIVQKAATAIKEAVPDLIVIADTCLCEYTPHGHCGYLEIGDFSGRVLNDPTLELLKKTAVSQAKAGADIIAPSGMMDGFVGAIRSALDEAGYSHTLILSYTAKYSSAYYGPFRDAAESSPQFGDRRTYQMDPANAQEALKEVELDISEGADMLMVKPALAYLDIIWRVKSMTNLPVAAYNVSGEYSLIKAAALNGWIDEKAVTLETLTSFKRAGADLILTYHAKDAARWLAEKAY
- the trpD gene encoding anthranilate phosphoribosyltransferase codes for the protein MDNWSDFLQQLLERRSLEETQASQLMEGWIQQEIPPVLSGAILAALNAKGFSPEELAGLARVLQKQSLQNTVINYTEPVIDTCGTGGDGASTFNISTAVAFVVAAGGVKVAKHGNRSASSKVGSADVLEHLGVNLAAAPDRVQAALTQVGITFLFAPGWHPALKSVAPLRQALKVRTIFNLLGPLVNPLRPNGQVIGVYSAQFLESMAQALQLLGLPRAIVLHGREKLDEVGLGAPTDLAILYQGKVSLAVLNPSALGITPQPLSALRGGDVIENATILQEVLQGKGTSAQQDAVALNASLAFQVAGLVPELDHQGGVVLAREVLGSGAAWSKLTELVSFLG